A genomic segment from Capra hircus breed San Clemente chromosome 7, ASM170441v1, whole genome shotgun sequence encodes:
- the GPX4 gene encoding phospholipid hydroperoxide glutathione peroxidase, mitochondrial precursor (The RefSeq protein has 1 substitution and aligns at 97% coverage compared to this genomic sequence), with protein MISRWKSRLYRLLKPALLCGALAAPGLASTMCASRDDWRCARSMHEFSAKDIDGRMVNLDKYRGHVCIVTNVASQUGKTDVNYTQLVDLHARYAECGLRILAFPCNQFGRQEPGSNAEIKEFAAGYNVKFDLFSKICVNGDDAHPLWKWMKVQPKGRGMLGNAIKWNFTKFLIDKNGCVVKRYGPMEEPLVIEKDLPCYL; from the exons AGCCGTCTGTACCGCCTGCTCAAGCCAGCGCTACTCTGCGGGGCTCTGGCTGCGCCCGGCCTGGCCAGCACCATG TGCGCGTCCCGCGACGACTGGCGCTGTGCTCGCTCCATGCACGAATTCTCAGCCAAGGACATCGACGGGCGCATGGTTAACCTGGACAAGTACCG GGGCCACGTGTGCATCGTCACCAATGTGGCCTCGCAATGAGGCAAGACTGACGTAAACTACACTCAGCTGGTCGACCTGCACGCCCGATACGCCGAGTGTGGTTTACGGATCCTGGCCTTCCCTTGCAACCAGTTTGGGAGGCAG GAGCCAGGGAGTAATGCGGAGATCAAAGAGTTCGCTGCTGGCTATAACGTCAAATTCGATTTGTTCAGCAAGATCTGTGTAAATGGGGACGACGCCCACCCTCTGTGGAAATGGATGAAAGTCCAGCCCAAGGGGAGGGGCATGCTGGGAAA CGCCATCAAATGGAACTTCACCAAG TTCCTCATTGATAAGAACGGCTGTGTGGTGAAGCGGTATGGTCCCATGGAAGAGCCCCTG GTGATAGAGAAGGATCTGCCGTGCTACCTCTAG
- the POLR2E gene encoding DNA-directed RNA polymerases I, II, and III subunit RPABC1 isoform X1, with the protein MDDEEETYRLWKIRKTIMQLCHDRGYLVTQDELDQTLEEFKAQFGDKPSEGRPRRTDLTVLVAHNDDPTDQMFVFFPEEPKVGIKTIKVYCQRMQEENITRALIVVQQGMTPSAKQSLVDMAPKYILEQFLQQELLINITEHELVPEHVVMTKEEVTELLARYKLRENQLPRIQAGDPVARYFGIKRGQVVKIIRPSETAGRYITYRLVQ; encoded by the exons ATGGACGATGAGGAGGAGACATACCGGCTGTGGAAGATCCGCAAGACCATCATGCAG CTGTGCCATGACCGTGGTTACCTGGTGACCCAGGACGAGCTGGACCAGACTCTGGAGGAGTTTAAGGCCCAGTTTGGGGACAAGCCCAGTGAAGGGCGGCCGAGGCGCACGGACCTCACGGTGCTGGTGGCCCACAACGACGACCCTACCGACCAGATGTTCGTCTTCTTCCCAG AGGAGCCCAAGGTGGGCATCAAGACCATCAAGGTGTACTGTCAGCGCATGCAGGAGGAGAACATCACACGTGCCCTCATTGTGGTACAGCAGGGCATGACGCCCTCTGCCAAGCAG TCCCTGGTTGACATGGCACCCAAGTACATCTTGGAGCAGTTTCTGCAGCAGGAGCTGCTTATCAACATCACAGAGCACGAG CTGGTCCCGGAGCATGTGGTCATGACCAAGGAAGAGGTAACGGAGCTGCTGGCCCGGTA TAAACTCCGAGAGAACCAGCTGCCCAGGATCCAGGCAGGAGACCCTGTGGCGCGCTACTTTGGAATAAAGCGCGGACAG GTGGTGAAGATCATCCGGCCGAGCGAGACTGCGGGCAGGTACATCACCTACCGGCTGGTACAGTAG
- the POLR2E gene encoding DNA-directed RNA polymerases I, II, and III subunit RPABC1 isoform X2 yields MDDEEETYRLWKIRKTIMQLCHDRGYLVTQDELDQTLEEFKAQFGDKPSEGRPRRTDLTVLVAHNDDPTDQMFVFFPEEPKVGIKTIKVYCQRMQEENITRALIVVQQGMTPSAKQLVPEHVVMTKEEVTELLARYKLRENQLPRIQAGDPVARYFGIKRGQVVKIIRPSETAGRYITYRLVQ; encoded by the exons ATGGACGATGAGGAGGAGACATACCGGCTGTGGAAGATCCGCAAGACCATCATGCAG CTGTGCCATGACCGTGGTTACCTGGTGACCCAGGACGAGCTGGACCAGACTCTGGAGGAGTTTAAGGCCCAGTTTGGGGACAAGCCCAGTGAAGGGCGGCCGAGGCGCACGGACCTCACGGTGCTGGTGGCCCACAACGACGACCCTACCGACCAGATGTTCGTCTTCTTCCCAG AGGAGCCCAAGGTGGGCATCAAGACCATCAAGGTGTACTGTCAGCGCATGCAGGAGGAGAACATCACACGTGCCCTCATTGTGGTACAGCAGGGCATGACGCCCTCTGCCAAGCAG CTGGTCCCGGAGCATGTGGTCATGACCAAGGAAGAGGTAACGGAGCTGCTGGCCCGGTA TAAACTCCGAGAGAACCAGCTGCCCAGGATCCAGGCAGGAGACCCTGTGGCGCGCTACTTTGGAATAAAGCGCGGACAG GTGGTGAAGATCATCCGGCCGAGCGAGACTGCGGGCAGGTACATCACCTACCGGCTGGTACAGTAG